The Halomonas sp. HAL1 genome segment GCGGGTTAATCAGCAGGGTGAGCTGATCAACGACCCACGTACCCAGGAGCTGATGCAACTACCCAGCACCGAGGCAGGCATTGTGATGGTGTTTAAACCCTATGATCACGTTAGCTACGCATTAGTGATGCAGGCATCCCGCGTATTGGAAGTAGGTGATCAAGTAGCGTCACCGGCTAACTAGCGGGCGGCAAACGTGTTGATTAAGGAGGTGGTATGGATGCTCAGGCGTGGCTGGCGGTCAATGCATTACCCGGTATGGGCGCGCTGCGTATTGCACAATTAGTAGCCCGCCAGCCACAGTGGCCAGAAGGGTGGTTGGCAGCATTACCTAGTCGTGCGGCCAGCGAGCTGCGTCTGTGGCTAGAACACCCGGCCCGAAGCCCGTTGCAAAAGGTCATTGATGAGACCCAGGTGTGGCAGCAAAGCGGCGCAAACCGGCACCTGCTGCATCGTGACCACCCCGCTTGGCCTGCACTACTGAATGAGTTGCCCGACCCACCCGTGGTGCTCTGGGCTCAGGGTGATCTTGGTGCGCTGGAAGGCCCCAAACTGGCCATGGTGGGCACCCGCCGCCCGACGGGGGAAGGCACCCACAATGCTCAAACGTTTGCCCGTGACCTGGCCCGCCGCGGCTGGTGCGTGGTGAGTGGCATGGCGCTAGGGGTGGACGGCGTTGCCCAGCGTGCGGCCTTAGCCGCCGGTGGAAGCACGGTGGCGGTACTCGGCTGCGGTGTGGATGTGATCTATCCCGCCTCCCATCGTGATCTTCATGAACAGCTCAGTCGTCTGCCCGGTGGGCTGTTGTTGTCAGAGCACTCGCCTGGAACCGTGGCCCGCCCAGCGTTTTTTCCGCGCCGCAATAGAATTGTCACCGGTCTCGCGCTCGGCACACTGGTGGTCGAAGCTACCGAAAAAAGCGGTTCGTTGGTCAGCGCGCGGCTCACCTTAGAGCAAAACCGCGAGCTGTTCGTGCTGCCGGGTTCGCTGCACAACGTGCAGGCCCGCGGCTGTTTGGCGCTATTAAGGCAAGGTGCAGCTCATCTGGCGTGTAGCGTCGACGATATCATCGCCGATCTTGGCCACTGGGCGGAGGCGTTTATCCCGCCCACGACAGAAGACAAGCCAGCGGAGCAAGCACCTCTTTCCGATAGCTTGTCTGGCGATAGCTTGTCCGCCGAAAGCTTGTCAGACGAAAGCTTGTCAGACGAAAGCTTGCCCGATTCCTTGTTAACGTCATTATCGGCCACGCCAACGCCGATTGATCTCTTGGTGCACACCACCGGTGTGACGGTCAGCGACTGCCAGCAGCGCCTGCTGATGCTTGAACTAGACGGCTGGGTAAGCCAGCAGGCGGGAGGCTGGGTGCGGTTGCCGAGGCCATGATAGGATAACCCCATTAAAGGCATGTTAGCCGTGAGGAGAGACCATGAGTTTGGCGACTGATCTAGCCCCAGCGATTAGCGCGCTGCGTGCCGGGGGAGTGATAGCTTGCCCCACCGAAGCGGTTTGGGGGCTTAGCTGTGATCCCGAAAACGACGAAGCCTTGGCTCACTTGATGCGCATGAAAGAGCGTGACCCGGCTAAAGGGGTCATTCTCGTTGCCGCCAGTATCGAGCAGTTCCAACCCTGGTTGAGTCAACTTCCTCTAGCGCTGCATGCACCTCTCGCGGCAAGCTGGCCAGGCCCCAACACATGGTTAGTACCTGATAATGGCCGCAGCCATGGGCTGGTGCGTGGCGCCCACGAACGTGTGGCGCTGCGTGTCACCGACCACCCGCTGATGAAAGCCCTGTGCGAAGCCTTCGGTGGCCCATTGGTATCGACGTCGGCTAATCGTGCCGGGGAGCCGCCCGCCATGAGTGCCGCTGACATCGCTTCAATCTTTGGCGATGAAGTGGCGTATGTGGTGAAAGGCGAGCTAGGCGGCAATGCCAAACCGAGCACTATCAGGGATTTAGCCACTGGCAAAGTCATGCGTTCTTAGCCGCACTTTGGTTCGCTACTCACCACTGATTAATATTCACCGCTTACTACTCTTCACTCACGATTCACCACCCAGGAGTTACCGTGGCACACGAGCACCTTGATGACGTTAAACGCTACCTTCTTGATCTGCAGGAAAGGCTCTGCGCTGGATTAGCCGAAGCCGATGGGGCTGCCCAGTTCCAAGAAGATAGTTGGGAGCGTGAAGAGGGGGGCGGTGGCCGTTCGCGGGTGATGACTAATGGCGGCGTATTTGAAAAGGGCGGCGTCAACTTTTCACATGTGTATGGCACTCAGCTGCCGCCATCGGCTACCGCCGCGCGCCCTGAACTTACCGGGCGTAGCTTCCACGCGGTGGGCGTTTCCTGGGTGCTGCACCCTGAAAATCCCCATGTTCCCACCAGCCATGGCAACGTGCGCTTCTTTATTGCTGAGAAAGTCGGCGAGCCACCGGTATGGTGGTTTGGCGGCGGTTTCGACTTAACACCGTTTTATCCTGTGATGGAAGATGTCGTCCACTGGCACCGGGTAGCAAAAGCCGCCTGTGACCCCTTTGGCGATGACGTTTACGCCCGCTACAAATCCTGGTGCGACGAGTACTTTTATCTCAAACATCGCGACGAAACCCGCGGCGTGGGCGGGCTGTTTTTCGATGACTTAAATGAAGGCGAGTTTGCCGACTGTTTTGCCATGCAGCGGGCGGTGGGCGACAGCTTCCTAGAGGCTTATTTACCCATCGTGGAGCGCCGCAAGAACGATGCCTGGACCCAACACGAGCGCGAGTTCCAGCTTTACCGCCGAGGCCGCTACGTGGAGTTCAACCTGGTGTGGGATCGCGGTACGCTGTTTGGCCTACAGAGTGGCGGGCGCACGGAGTCCATTTTAATGTCGATGCCCCCCTTGGCGCGCTGGGAGTACGCCTTTGAGCCACAGCCCGGTAGCGCCGAAGCGCGTTTGAGTGACTTTTTACATGCTCGCGACTGGCTCGGTGAATCCGCTGCGGATGCAGGTGAAAGAAAAAGCGGAGAGCTCTCATGACCGATCGTTACTGCGTATTTGGCAACCCCATCAAGCACTCCAAGTCACCGCTGATCCACGCTGAGTTTGCCCATCAAACCCAACAAGCGCTTGAGTACACCGCTGAAGAAGCACCGTTGGATGGCTTTGCAGGCGCGTGGCGCGCCTTTATCGATGCGGGCGGTCGCGGCGCCAATGTCACCGTGCCGTTCAAAGAGGATGCTTTCGCGCTGTGCGATACGTTGAGCCACCGCGCACGGCGGGCGGGCGCGGTCAATACGTTGATTCTTGGCGGCAATGGCCGCACCTACGGCGATACCACCGACGGCATTGGCCTAGTGCGTGACTTGACCTTTCACCGCGTTGCATTAGCCGGAAAACGTATCCTGGTGGTAGGCGCCGGTGGCGCCGTGCGTGGCATTCTGGAACCCTTGCTTGTCGAGCAGCCCAGCGAAGTCGTCGTGGTTAATCGCACTGCCGCCAAGGCCGCGCAACTGGCCAGCGATTTTGTTGATCTGGGAACCGTTCATGGCGGTGGTTTTGACACCGTCAGTGGTGTCTTTGACGTGGTAATTAACGGCACCAGCGCCAGCCTGACGGGGGAGCTACCACCGTTACCTGATACCTTGTTTGCCCCACACGCCTGGGCCTACGACATGATGTATGGGGCCGAACCGACGGTATTTTTACAATGGGCAGGCCCGCGTGGTGCGAAGCTGCTTGACGGCCTAGGTATGCTGGTAGAGCAAGCCGCCGAGTCGTTTTTTCTCTGGCGTAACGTAAGGCCGGATACCGTCCCTGTGCGGGAAATACTGCGCCAATCGCTTAATTATTAATCATTGAGTCTGGTAATCATTGCGCCTGGTTAGTGCAGCGAAAAAAAAACGGGGCGGATAATTTATCCGCCCCGCTTTTTTGATGCTAAAAACGCTTCATTTAGCGCGTTTTATATACAACCCCACCATGCACATCACCAGGCCTACTACCGAGAGCACCATTCCACCGTTGACGAGCAGTGGAGAGCGCTGCAGCCAGGAGACGAACGGCTGCGGTGTGTCAACGCAGACACTCTCGATATAGTTCCAGTGACCGCCGTCTAGCTGGCACGCACGTACATCGTTCAACTCCCAGAAAAAGACGCCCATCAGCACAAACAGCGGCAACACCAGCAGCAGTAACCCTAGTCTAATCATTGAAACCTCAAGAGCCGAATGTCAAACCTCAACGCAAACCGTTAAGGGCGTGGGCAGTTCGGCGTGCGACCATTGTTGCGGGCTTGCTCATAGAGGGCCATCGCTTGATCCATGTTGCCTTGCAGGCCTTCAATGCGTTGACCTTGGCCAGGGTGGGTCGACATCCACTCGGGCGGAGAACCGCCGCCGGTGGCTGCCTGCATATTTTCCCACAGAGTGACGCTCTCACTTGGGTTGAAGCCGGCTTGCGCCATTAGGTCCAGACCAATCACATCGGCCTCGCTTTCATGCGCCCGCGAGAACGGCAGCACGATGCCATACTGTGCGCCCATACCAAGTACGCCCATCAACTGCTGGCCACCGGCGGACTGCATGCTAGAAGTGCTGGAAATCACTGACAGGCCCAATGAGGTAGCGCTCTCGGTAGAGGCGCGTTCATTCGCGTGGTTCGCCAGCACGTGGCCAATCTCATGGCCGATGACGGAAGCCAGCTGGTCTTGTGTGGTCGCGATATCCAGCATGCCAGTGTTGACGCCCATATAGCCGCCGGGTAAGGCGAAGGCATTGGGCTGTTCCGATTCAAATGCGCGAATCTGCCAATCT includes the following:
- a CDS encoding M48 family metallopeptidase, whose product is MRWLRPIAVTALCASIAACTTSPTGRSQLLLLSDGELNEMGRQAFSQYQQELPTANQASQRYVQCIADAIVAELPAEQQQLDWQIRAFESEQPNAFALPGGYMGVNTGMLDIATTQDQLASVIGHEIGHVLANHANERASTESATSLGLSVISSTSSMQSAGGQQLMGVLGMGAQYGIVLPFSRAHESEADVIGLDLMAQAGFNPSESVTLWENMQAATGGGSPPEWMSTHPGQGQRIEGLQGNMDQAMALYEQARNNGRTPNCPRP
- the aroE gene encoding shikimate dehydrogenase, encoding MTDRYCVFGNPIKHSKSPLIHAEFAHQTQQALEYTAEEAPLDGFAGAWRAFIDAGGRGANVTVPFKEDAFALCDTLSHRARRAGAVNTLILGGNGRTYGDTTDGIGLVRDLTFHRVALAGKRILVVGAGGAVRGILEPLLVEQPSEVVVVNRTAAKAAQLASDFVDLGTVHGGGFDTVSGVFDVVINGTSASLTGELPPLPDTLFAPHAWAYDMMYGAEPTVFLQWAGPRGAKLLDGLGMLVEQAAESFFLWRNVRPDTVPVREILRQSLNY
- the dprA gene encoding DNA-processing protein DprA, coding for MDAQAWLAVNALPGMGALRIAQLVARQPQWPEGWLAALPSRAASELRLWLEHPARSPLQKVIDETQVWQQSGANRHLLHRDHPAWPALLNELPDPPVVLWAQGDLGALEGPKLAMVGTRRPTGEGTHNAQTFARDLARRGWCVVSGMALGVDGVAQRAALAAGGSTVAVLGCGVDVIYPASHRDLHEQLSRLPGGLLLSEHSPGTVARPAFFPRRNRIVTGLALGTLVVEATEKSGSLVSARLTLEQNRELFVLPGSLHNVQARGCLALLRQGAAHLACSVDDIIADLGHWAEAFIPPTTEDKPAEQAPLSDSLSGDSLSAESLSDESLSDESLPDSLLTSLSATPTPIDLLVHTTGVTVSDCQQRLLMLELDGWVSQQAGGWVRLPRP
- a CDS encoding L-threonylcarbamoyladenylate synthase is translated as MSLATDLAPAISALRAGGVIACPTEAVWGLSCDPENDEALAHLMRMKERDPAKGVILVAASIEQFQPWLSQLPLALHAPLAASWPGPNTWLVPDNGRSHGLVRGAHERVALRVTDHPLMKALCEAFGGPLVSTSANRAGEPPAMSAADIASIFGDEVAYVVKGELGGNAKPSTIRDLATGKVMRS
- the hemF gene encoding oxygen-dependent coproporphyrinogen oxidase; its protein translation is MAHEHLDDVKRYLLDLQERLCAGLAEADGAAQFQEDSWEREEGGGGRSRVMTNGGVFEKGGVNFSHVYGTQLPPSATAARPELTGRSFHAVGVSWVLHPENPHVPTSHGNVRFFIAEKVGEPPVWWFGGGFDLTPFYPVMEDVVHWHRVAKAACDPFGDDVYARYKSWCDEYFYLKHRDETRGVGGLFFDDLNEGEFADCFAMQRAVGDSFLEAYLPIVERRKNDAWTQHEREFQLYRRGRYVEFNLVWDRGTLFGLQSGGRTESILMSMPPLARWEYAFEPQPGSAEARLSDFLHARDWLGESAADAGERKSGELS